AACCAGGGCTGATGaggtaaaacctttttaaagggTTCCAGTGGTGTTACATCATCCctttgcatttgaaaataaatatactataagtatAAACGGGTGCTGCGGAAATAACTTTATGTAGATGCCCCGGTTGcttctcattaaaaaaatcgtttacttttaagcgagtccAGTGCACACGGCTCAGTGGCTCTGTCGCGTGTTCGCAATTGCAAAAATATCTATGCCTTAATCCCCGACGACACTACGTGTAATAGCGTGCAATACACATTATGCAGTTCGACAAATACTTATCGGGAACTACAATGCCACGACAGAATTAAAAGACACACAGATATATCAACCATATAATACTCctacttttgaggcttaaaatcacgcgaacggagtcgcgggcaccagctagtttataatattagtatagaagacGTAATTACAATCTTTTTATATCCTTTTCAGTTTAGTTACTGCAGAAAATGAGGGTTTCCATTGTCGCTTTTCTGTTCGTGATCGCAGGCGCTTGCGCCTTTCCCGAACAACAGATTGGTAAGTTATTTAGTTCGACATTTGTATTCAAATTATGCTAAAAATTAGAAGATTAAATGGTGCAAAAACAAAGGGTGCAGATTACTATGTTTCTTAGGCCGGTATTATATACAGTCAGATAGAAGCGCGCAGAACGTTATAGTGAATATTACTTGCCTCATTATAATGTTTCGTGCGCCCACGCACCAAAATAACagtcaaatatttatagataagttATTCCTACGGACGGATGAGATATAGTAAATCCCAAGTTAAACTTGAGCTCAttagtatacaaaatataaaaaggtatttgTTACAGAACCTAAAAATGAGCGTGTTATAACCAACCAAATTAGAAGAGCCATCGAGCAAATCAGACGGGAGATCAGAGCAGCTGGACTGGACCCCCTATACATTGACAGAAATGATTTTGAATTCTGGACGACGCCGTAAGTTCGGACAAAATGATGTACTcgtagtattaaaattatttggcaCTACTTCTGGGttcatttttatgaaatttaaactaTAGTCCATTCCACGAGTCGAACCCACTGCGAACACAATAATCGTACTAatgatataagattttaaattaacatggttatttttattactaatagtatctaaaacgggatatttacctaATGATGATTTTAGTAATGAAGGTCACGCTCATTAAACAATGATTGAATCAACTCACATGAAAACATCTCTTTTTCTTTCTTCACAGCTTCATTCGTGTCGAGGGATTTATTGATCAGCTTACGTTCACCGGCGCCAGCAATATTGTCATAAATCAGCTCAGCTACAACATATTTCAGAATAGTGTTAGGTTTACACTTTCCATTCCAGAGCTTCGTCTGTCTATAAGTATGTatcatttttcttaataattatgatataaaaataataagaaaagatGACGTACAAATTACGTACGCATAGCAGTTTGTTATTGCTATTGGTGAAAAGTGAAAGTCGTCACAATCCGTGTGAAAGTCAAATTCGAATGCAATAGGCGTAGATTAATAAGTCGAATAAGTTTaagttgaataataatttcggaatttttttctttactttagaTAAGTCAAGTGTTACGGCTCACATGTTTGGAAACGAATACAATGCTGAATTGAATGGCGGGTaagattcatataattatatatgtaacaaacacacgtacacacaaaaaatatcaaGATCGTTCTTTAGAAGGAGTTCAATAACACGCACACATATtgaagaattatatatttaaatatatcataaaaattaaatgattgctATCGACGGCCGCAAGCAGATTAAAATGTatgaagtatatattatatttatttatattttctataattactaataatcaAAACTTCATAGCAATAGCAAATTTTGTTACTATTAAATGTTTTTCGGCGTAAATCAAAACTCATTATAATAAGCATTTAAGttgaatgtaaatttttttatttgtgttttaacggctgctttacaatatattaatttatgataatataatgtttatacagaagaatatacaaacattttccAAAAAAGTTGATAAACTTACTAttgatacaagaaataagaataaacttgtagcCCATACTTTCcatttgcatacggtacagagaacgtttttgggcaatggtatacgcatataaaaagataccgggaaatataaataatcaatttaccatttacaaaatttaaaaagttcacTAAGacttaaataacaaatgaatcttattattcatttaataatactttttaaaaaaaaatgctttggCTCGGGTTCcgtcacaggacactaattataattagtataacaaataacaataattattgtaaaaaacagcattataatctgtttatttgaaaagagcaactatgcgaatttcttgccatttcttctcgctggaggcagCTTTTCGAAAAGGTGTTAGTAATTGAATATTAACgattcattgtgaagtttacttgaataaaattgatttgatttgttactATATATTTGCACTCCTACATAAGTCAGACGTC
This genomic window from Vanessa tameamea isolate UH-Manoa-2023 chromosome 5, ilVanTame1 primary haplotype, whole genome shotgun sequence contains:
- the LOC135194821 gene encoding uncharacterized protein LOC135194821 encodes the protein MRVSIVAFLFVIAGACAFPEQQIEPKNERVITNQIRRAIEQIRREIRAAGLDPLYIDRNDFEFWTTPFIRVEGFIDQLTFTGASNIVINQLSYNIFQNSVRFTLSIPELRLSINKSSVTAHMFGNEYNAELNGGLIIRQVRLVGDIRASVGIISGISIRSVSLQFSIGQIQSNLQLNALGNDYTNELNQFLGTSIPEILNKYRNEINRELSKIVLDILRQII